A stretch of DNA from Anaerobacillus isosaccharinicus:
CTTTTTTGAAAAACCACTTTTTCGTAAACCAACAGTGCTTGAAAGACCTTCAGGAATATTACTGATAAAAACAGATACAACTAGAGCTAGACTAACTGTTCCTCCACCAATTAAACTCATTCCGATCATCGCAGTTTCAGGAATTGTATCCATTACACTTCCAATAAAAATCCCCATACCCGAATTTTCCCTATCTTCTTCCTCATTACGGTCAGTCCCTTTTCGTTGTTGGCCCCCTTTGTGTGAAATTAAATAGTCTAAAATCGTGAAAGTTAATGCACCACCTAAAAAACCAATGGCTACTTCCTTAAAACCACTAATTTCCAATGACCCTTCTAATAACTCATAAGTTGTTGCACCAATTAAGGCACCGGTTCCTAGTGCCATAATATAACCAATGATCCTTTTTGGTATGGAAATCTTTAGAGCTACTATTGCTCCAAACATCGTAGCTGAAGCAGCAAACGTCCCCCAAAAAAGGGCATTCCACATACGGAAACGCCTCCTAACAAAATCTGATAGTACTTTTCAACTTATACCAAAGAAAAGTGTTCATTCGATACGTATAAACAACGAATACGGACGAAATTCAGGCTAAATACAATTCTTGATCTCATACTTATCATTTAATAACTTCTTATAAAATATACTAATTCCACGGCCATAAAAAAGAGCGTAAATCATTAACATCATGAATTACGCCCTTCATACTATAAATTAAATTCGCAAACGCTTACAAACGAGGATGTCCTAAATTGTTTATTTTATTTAAATCCTTCTCCATTACAAAAAGTTGCAGACCCGCGCCTTCTATCGATAAAGGATGTTCAACTCTTACTACTTTACAGCGGATATCTTGATTTTTTAAGTGTTGATAGTGTTCATATATTTCTTTTTCATCGATATGCTTCTTTCCCTCAAGGACGATTTCCCATTTGTCATTAATTAAGATCATAAAAACGATTAGCGCAATAATTGGTCCGATAATAAAAGAAAGAGTCATCATATAGCCTCCTAAAAGTATTTAACAGTACATTTATTATACTAAAAGTTCATAAAATTGTTAATATTTAATGTTGACTTTTCGATATTTTTAGATCGCTTCCCAACCATCTACTTTTTTTCAAAATACGTTGGCTTTTGTAGCGTTTGTTAGTTATGAAACAGAAACGATATTCATACTATCATAATGGATTAGCTGTAAATTTTAATGGAGGTGTAATCCTTTATGAAGACGATTGAATATAGTGTTGTCA
This window harbors:
- a CDS encoding ZIP family metal transporter, with protein sequence MWNALFWGTFAASATMFGAIVALKISIPKRIIGYIMALGTGALIGATTYELLEGSLEISGFKEVAIGFLGGALTFTILDYLISHKGGQQRKGTDRNEEEDRENSGMGIFIGSVMDTIPETAMIGMSLIGGGTVSLALVVSVFISNIPEGLSSTVGLRKSGFSKKKILIMWALVVFFSALSALAGATLLDDASDSIKAIVSCFAGGAIIAMVASTMMPEAYKEGGPTVGFVTSIGVFIALWLHHI